Genomic DNA from Deltaproteobacteria bacterium:
TTCGCGAAATCCTCGATCGCCACCGGTTGCTGAGCGTACGCTGCCCCAAGCGTCACAGCGCAGACGAGCGATAGTGCGAAGATGATGCGCCAGAGGGCCGAGCAATAGCCACTGCTCATGGTTCGATTTTGTGGACACGCAAGCCGTGCCGAGTCGCTCTCTGCGATCTCTGCGTCCTCGGCGGTGAGTGTTCTGTCTCATCAGGGTTAGTTGATCCAACCCTGTTGTTGAAATCGCTGCTTGAGCACATCGGCGATTTCCTTGGCGGTCGCCTTGGCTCGACCTTCAACCTTGCTGCTGCCGCTCATCTCGCCGTACGCTTTCACCCCGGTGCCGATGATGAGTCCCGCCGGATTGGCGGTGGCGATCAGACCGACAACACCCAAGGCCGCCCCCGGGGATTTTCCTCCGCCGGCATCGACTTCGCCGGATCCGAGTTTGCGCAGTCCTTGAGCCGTCATCTGAAAGCCTTCGACTGCCGTTTTCAATGCGGACGCCCCCGCGCCGAATCCGATGGCGACGCGCTCGGCGGTACTGCCCTCGGTGACTGAAACCAGATAGCCGCGGATCACCATGTCGTTGATCTGCACCGTCGTTCCGGCCCCCGCCCGCGCCGCTGGCATTCCCATGCTGTTGATCTGCTCGACCAACTGTCCGGCAATTTCAGCGCCCAACTGCCGGCCGGTGGCAAGCTGCTCGGGGGTTTGGGACGCGTCGGTAGCCTGTCCCGCAAACGCGGAGCCGGCCGGAATATCGGCGGCGGTGGCGGCGAAGTCGTACACCCAGATGTTGCCGGGTCGCGGGATTTTCCCGGTCACGAGTTGCTCGCGATTGGTGACCTTGGTCGAGGCGCACCCGGCGGCAGCGAGCAGAGCGAAGAGGCACAAGGCAAGACGGCTGCGAGGTTCCATCGTTATCCTCCGTGCGCCGGTTATACCGGCGAGCTGTTGTGAATGAAAGCTTCATGCGGTGAAGTGTCAGGCAACTTCGCGATGCCGAGACTCGTCGGTAGGATCAGTGCCACGCTGCGCTGATGATTTTCATGGTGCCACCTTACCCCCAGAAGCGCGCGAGCCGTTCGAAGAACCAGAACGACGCGAGGATGCCGATTACATAGGGTGCGGCCGGTCGCGCGTAACGTGCAAGCGATGTGGCCAGAGTGATCCGCAATGTTAGCGCCGATAGCCCCAGCACCACGGCAATGAACGCCAGCTGTCCGAGTTCGACGCCGACGTTGAAGGCGAAGAGCGCGAGGGGCACGTCGCCGCGCGGCAGCCCAATGCTCACCAGCGCGCTGGCGAATCCGAAGCCGTGCAGCAGCCCGAACGAAAACGCCACCACCCACGGCCAGCGCGCAGTGAGGCTATCCGCGCCGCGTTGGAGCCGGATGATTTCGCAGGCGAGCAGCAGAATGCTCAGCGCGATGGTGGCTTCCACAGGAGGTCCGGGTACATGCACTACGCCGAGCGTCGCGAGCGCCAAGGTGATCGAGTGCGCCAGCGTGAACGCGGTGATCGTCCACAGCAGCACGCGGCGGCTGCGGACGATGAGGATGAGCGCGAACACGAACAGCAGGTGATCGTAGCCGAGAAGAATGTGCTCGATGCCGTGCCGCAAATAGGTGCCTGCCACCGCCAACGACCCGCGTGCCGCTGTGATCTCGATCCACGGACGCGACGGATGCACCAGCGTGGTCGAGTACGCCCCGTCACGTAGTTGCACGCGCACGAGCACGTCGGTGATGGTACCTTGCAGTCCGGCGAACTCGATGCGTGTGCCGGCCAGCCCGCCCGGCACTTCGACGACACGGCGCTCCACCAGGGAATCGGAAAGCTCTCGCACCGCGGGCTCGGTGACGTTGCGCATGTCCCCCGCGAAGCGCAGGGAGACTGGCAGCCGCATCCCGGAGAGCACCGGCGTACGCCACAACACGTCGTAGCGGTCGGGCGCCGTCTCGGTAATCTCCAGATATGCCGGCCTCGCCTCGTGCGCCCACGCGCCGCGCACGAGTGACGCGAGCAGGCCGCAGACGAGCACCGTAGATTTCATCGTCAGCCTTCGTCGCTCATTCTGGAACGACCCTAAAGTTCTCGTACGCGTCGCCGGGATTGGTGAGGACGTTGCCGATCGCAAAGGCGTCGAGCGACCAGCTCGTGTGGACGTGGGTCTCGTTGAAGTACGCGTCGCGGTCGGGGGCTGCGCTGCAGGCGCTGTCTGTGAGCATCGCCACTGCAACGACTGCCGCAAACAGCGTCACCCTGATTGACACTCCTTTCATCGCCTCACGCCTTCTCCTGCTTCAGCAGTCGCAAGGTCACAGCGAATCCGTCGCCGATCGCTCGATTCCCTGCCTTCGCTGCGAGCTATTGCCTATCCCGCATCGTCTTGTCGACCTTTTCCTTTTCTGCGGCTGCCATCTCATGCGGACCGAGCTTCACGGTCAACTTGCTGATCGTGCCGGTGAAGCGGAACGGCACCTGGTAGTCCTGATCGTCCACC
This window encodes:
- a CDS encoding DUF4410 domain-containing protein — encoded protein: MEPRSRLALCLFALLAAAGCASTKVTNREQLVTGKIPRPGNIWVYDFAATAADIPAGSAFAGQATDASQTPEQLATGRQLGAEIAGQLVEQINSMGMPAARAGAGTTVQINDMVIRGYLVSVTEGSTAERVAIGFGAGASALKTAVEGFQMTAQGLRKLGSGEVDAGGGKSPGAALGVVGLIATANPAGLIIGTGVKAYGEMSGSSKVEGRAKATAKEIADVLKQRFQQQGWIN
- a CDS encoding HupE/UreJ family protein, whose translation is MKSTVLVCGLLASLVRGAWAHEARPAYLEITETAPDRYDVLWRTPVLSGMRLPVSLRFAGDMRNVTEPAVRELSDSLVERRVVEVPGGLAGTRIEFAGLQGTITDVLVRVQLRDGAYSTTLVHPSRPWIEITAARGSLAVAGTYLRHGIEHILLGYDHLLFVFALILIVRSRRVLLWTITAFTLAHSITLALATLGVVHVPGPPVEATIALSILLLACEIIRLQRGADSLTARWPWVVAFSFGLLHGFGFASALVSIGLPRGDVPLALFAFNVGVELGQLAFIAVVLGLSALTLRITLATSLARYARPAAPYVIGILASFWFFERLARFWG
- a CDS encoding DUF3604 domain-containing protein is translated as MKGVSIRVTLFAAVVAVAMLTDSACSAAPDRDAYFNETHVHTSWSLDAFAIGNVLTNPGDAYENFRVVPE